The Vicia villosa cultivar HV-30 ecotype Madison, WI linkage group LG1, Vvil1.0, whole genome shotgun sequence genome includes a region encoding these proteins:
- the LOC131596739 gene encoding uncharacterized protein LOC131596739, protein MSQSSESSSPKKMSPIAALESVPRTEPAYPNQVLDVAPLRMVTEENLAMKKTRTPHARRPKETIHGKVPGISVPLQSVISERPQNPEPNVGPREDIIGKSTNDDDDDVHMSSGDAHMADDNVHTLDGDVQMAEEEEHDDEAQQDDDNTDVTQNVNDNTEAEPEAVVGTKVVDLDDMFNSNLVANVNASIEKHLMTRKGKKAIDQSPPKRKVVLKSTSTGPIKRKAIPKITSTCPIKSKVVSKIASVGPTKSWSKVVPKKRKSKVITDSNPDVDVDVQDIPLRKKPTTSKLAASVPEVPIDNISFHYSSSVNKWKYVYQNMLALERELAQNALESKEIMDLIHEAGLKKTVTHFSKCYEMLVNEFIVNLSV, encoded by the exons GCTCTTGAATCTGTTCCAAGAACAGAACCTGCCTACCCTAATCAAGTTCTTGATGTTGCTCCATTGAGGATGGTGACTGAAGAAAATCTTGCTATGAAGAAGACTCGCACCCCCCATGCAAGAAGACCAAAAGAAACTATTCATGGTAAG GTTCCTGGGATATCAGTCCCTCTGCAATCTGTGATTTCTGAACGCCCTCAGAACCCTGAACCCAATGTTGGACCTAGGGAAGATATCATAGGGAAGTCtactaatgatgatgatgatgatgtccaCATGTCTAGTGGTGATGCCCATATGGCTGATGATAACGTACACACTCTTGATGGTGATGTACAAATGGCTGAGGAGGAAGAGCATGATGATGAAGCTCAACAAGATGATGATAATACTGATGTTACTCAGAATGTTAATGACAATACTGAGGCTGAACCTGAAGCTGTTGTAGGTAcaaaagttgttgatcttgatgatatgtTTAATAGTAATCTGGTTGCTAATGTGAACGCTAGCATAGAAAAACATCTCATGACAAGGAAAGGGAAGAAGGCTATTGATCAAAGTCCTCCTAAGAGGAAGGTTGTTCTTAAAAGCACCTCTACTGGCCCTATCAAGAGGAAAGCAATTCCAAAAATTACTTCTACATGCCCCATTAAGAGTAAAGTTGTATCTAAAATTGCTTCTGTTGGTCCCACCAAATCTTGGAGCAAGGTTGTCCCCAAGAAAAGGAAGTCTAAAGTCATTACTGACTCTAACCCAGATGTTGATGTTGATGTCCAAGACATTCCTCTAAGGAAGAAGCCAACAACTAGCAAGCTTGCTGCTAGTGTGCCTGAGGTACCTATTGATAATATCTCCTTTCATTATTCTTCTAGTGTCAACAAGTGGAAATATGTCTACCAGAACATGTTGGCCTTGGAAAGGGAGTTGGCTCAGAATGCTCTTGAGAGTAAGGAAATCATGGACCTGATACATGAAGCTGGGCTAAAGAAGACTGTTACCCATTTCTCTAAGTGCTATGAAATGCTGGTGAATGAGTTCATTGTGAATCTatcagtgtag